The Gemmatimonadaceae bacterium genome contains the following window.
CGCAGCGCCACCACGCGTCCCGGCCGGCCGCCACGGAGCACGCCGACGACGCCGGTGCCACCGACTCCCGTCCGCACCTCCATCCCCAGCGAGCGCAGATGTGCCGCGACGAGGCCGGCCGTCCGCGTCTCGAAGCTCGAGAGTTCGGGATGTTGGTGAATGTCGCGCCGCCAGGCCACGACCTTGTCGTTCACGGCGGCGACGCGACGGTCCAACTCGCGCTGCAGCGGCGACTGCGCGACAAGGGGAGCGGCAAGGACGGCGCTGAGTAAAGCGGCGAGCGGCAGACGGGGCATTCCGAACCTCGGCAGGGGTGATTTGCTTCAGGGGAAGATGCACGCGCATCCCTCGCCCCAACAGGCGAGGCAACCCGTAGATTGTCGAACCATGACCCAGCGCTCAGCGTCCTCCCAGCAGCTGCACGAGCTACTCGCAGAGTCCGAGGCGGTGCAGGCGCGCTTCGACGCGCTGGACCTGCGGGTCTCCGACACGCGCTGGTCGCAGCGTCCCGCGCCCGAGCGATGGTCGGTGGCCGAGTGCGTGGCGCACCTGAATCTCTCGTCCGAGGCGATGCTGCCGCTGTTGCACGCCGCGCTGGCAGCGGCGCGCAAGCTGCCGGCGATCGGTGCACGCCGATACTCCGGCACGATGCTGGGGCGCTTCCTGCGCCTGATGCTCGGCCCGGCGCCACGGCTCGGCCAGCGGGTCATTGGCGGGACGCGCACGCCGGCGGCTTTCGTGCCCGGCGGATCACTGCCACGGCACGAGGTGGCCGCGGCGTTCCGGCAGCACCTGCTGCACGAGCGTGAGTTGATCCGCGAGAGCGAAGGGCTCGCCATCGATCGCGCGATGATCGAGTCGCCCTTCGCGGCAGGTGCGCAGTACGATGCCTGGTCCGCCTTGCGGATCGTCGTGCGCCACGAGCTGCGCCATCTGGTACAGGCAGAACGGGCCCTCGAGACACTGGAAGGACGATGAGCGTACCCGGAAGCCTCTCGCGAAGCGTCGCCGAGTGGACGGGCCACAACAAGCTGTGGTTCAAGCCGTCCGACCCCGCGTTCGCGTGCGCCACTACCGCGCGCACGACGCTGGAAGCCGGCGGCAACTTCCTCGCGATGCGCTACGAGTGGTCGCACGCGGGCAGCGCGCACCACGGCATGATCCTGCTAGGCGAGGACGTGGCGGCCGCTCGCTGCGATGCCGCCTGGGTCGATTCCTTCCACAATGGCCAGCGCCTGATGCTGTGCACGGGACCGATCTCCACGGACGGCGTGCTGCGCGCGACGGGTGCCTATCCCGCGCCGCCCGGTCCGGACTGGGGTTGGCGGCTCGAACTCTCGGCGCCTGCGCCGGAGCAGTTGCTGCTCCGGATGTTCAACATCATGCCGGACGGGACAGAGGCGTTGGCAGTCGAAGCGTCGTACTCGCGACGTCGTTGATCGCGTCGGTCACCTCGAGGGCGGTGCGCGCCGCGCTTTCGAGCAAGGGGATGCCCGGCCCAAGATAACTGCCGCAGAACCAAAGCCGCCGGTCACGCTGCGCGTGTAGCTCGCGAACGGCGCGCGCGCCCTCCAGCGATGCCGCGTTGACCAGGGGCCGTTCGAAGCGCGCCGCGGCGCGCACGGTCTCCTCGCGCGGACTGCGCAGAGGATTCCAGGTCTGGAAGATGGCAGAGCCGCGCTTGAGCGCCGGCTGCACCTTGTTCAACCAGATGGTTGCCATCGGCCGGTCGTGTTCGCGGCTCGTGATCAGATTCACCGGCGCCCAGTGGCGGCGATCGCGCGGCGCCAGTGTCGGGTCGCTGTGCACCACGACCTCGCTGGCTTCGTAGGCAAAGCGTTCGAGTGCACTGCGCTCGCGGGCAAAGGCGGCATCGAGCAGCCCCGCGGCCTGGTTGGCCTGCGTGGCGATGACCACGTGGTCGAATCGGCGCGTGCCGCCCTCCCACTCCACGCGCACGCCGTCCGCCGCGGGTGCGATCCGGCGCACCGCCACGCCACAGATCGCCTCGGCCACGGGCTCGGTCAGTCGCTGCACAACTTCCTGCGTGCCGAGGACCACGCGGCGGACGCCGCCAAAGGTCAGCCCCCGCGTGAGGTAGTCGAGGATGACGCGTGCGGGATAGGCCCGCACGGCCGCAGCACTGCAGGTGCAGACGGCGGCGAAGGTCGGGATGAGGAATCCCTCGGAGAACACTGCGTGGAATCCGCTGCGATCTAGCCAGGCGCCCAGTGGTTCATCGCCGTCGTGCAGTGTCTTGAGGGCGGCCGGTGCCAGGCGATAGAACCGCAGCAGCTCGCGGTTGATGCGCAGCGCGGTCGCGCCGAGCGGCGTCGCGGGCAGCGGGATCGAACGCCCGCCAAGCAACCAGTTGGCGTAGCGGTAGTAGGTCGCGCCCTCGAACTCGCTGAAGGAGCCGGCGTAGTTCGTGCGTTCAAGCCTGATGCCGAGCAGGTGGTACTGCGCAATCAGCGTGGGATAGTAGCCCTCGTAGAGCACGCGCAACGGCACGTCGATCCGGTGTGTGGCGCCTTCGTGCTCGAGGTCCAGCGAATGCGCGTCCATCCCGGCCACGGCATGTCGCTCGAGCAAGGTGACGCGGTGGTGGGCACTGAGGCGCCAGGCGGCGGAGAGGCCGGCGATCCCGCCGCCCACGACGGCGATGTTCAATCCCATTCGCACGGGGCAACGCTCCGGGGACGCAAGGGTACGGAACGGAAGATACCCGCGGGCCACCGACGCGGCAGTCGTGCACCGACCGTACATTGCACGTCCCACCTGCCAGCGGGGGTGCCGACCCCTGCGTACCTCATTTGGAATGGACGCCGTCCTCGCCTTCCTGCTGAAGTACCCACCGCGCGTCTGGGAGCGCGGCACGCTCGTCTGGGGCCCGGCCATTCCGCCGTGGGCGCTGGCCGTGCTCGCCGTGGCCGGTGTCGTGGCCGCCGTTGTCGCCGCTCGCCGTCTGCGCAATGTGAGGACGCTGGACCGGGTCCTGCTGGGCGGGCTTCGCGTGGCGGCGCTGCTCATCGTCGCCGCGATGCTTGCGCGGCCCATGCTCGTCGTGAGCACAGCCGTTCCACAGCGCAACGTGCTCGCGGTGTTGCTCGACGATTCGCGTTCGATGACGCTGCGCGACCTCGGGGAGCAGACGCGGGCCGAAGCGGTGCAGGGCACCTTTGGTGACTCGGCGGCGCTGGTGCAGGCGCTTGGTGAGCGGTTCTCGCTGCGCTTCTATCGCTTCGCGGCGGATGTGCGACCTGCCGCCGGCGCGGCCTCGCTCACGGCGTCGGGCACGCGCAGCGATCTCGTCGCGGCGCTCAATGGCGCGCGCGAGGAGCTTGGCGGCCTGCCCCTGGCCGGCATCGTGCTGGTGAGCGATGGCGCCGACAATGGCGGCGCGGACATCGAACCTGCCTTGCTCGGCCTCCGGGCCCGCCGCGTGCCGGTGCATACCGTGGGTGTCGGCCTCGAGCGATTCCCGCGCGACGTCGCGATCGAGCGCCTCAACATTCCCGCGCGGCCGCTCGCCGGCGCCGCACTGCTGGCAGACGTGACGCTGCGATTGCGCGGCGTCGGTGGCGAACGGGTGACTGTGGTGGCCGAGGCCAATGGGCGCCGCGTGGGTGAGACGACGGTCACGCTGCCCTCGCGCGAGGAGATTGTCCGCGTACAGGTGGCGCTGGATCCGCTGCCGCCGGGCGTGCATCGCGTGGCCGTAAAGGTCTCCGAACTGCCGCGCGAGACGGTGGCCCAGAACAATGAGGCGCAGGGTGTGGTGCAGGTGCGCGGCGGTCCAGATCGCATCCTCTATATAGAAGGGGAGCCGCGGCCCGAATTGGCGTTCATGCGGCGCGCACTCTCTGGGGACAGCGCCGTCGAACTTGTCACGCTGCTGCGCAGTGCGGAGCGGAAGTTCCTTCGGCTGGGTGTGCGCGATTCGTTGGAGCTGGCGGGCGGCTTTCCGACGACGCGGGAGGAGCTCTTCCGCTTCCGCGGCATCATTCTCGGCAGCATCGAGGCCGCGTTCTTCACGGCGGACCAGCTGCGGATGCTGGGCGATTTCGTGAGCCAACGTGGCGGTGGCCTGCTGGCACTTGGTGGACGCAACGCGTTCGCCGAGGGCGGTTTCCGCGGGACGCCGGTGGCGGAGGTGCTGCCGATTGCGCTCGATCGGGCAACACTGGGCGACGATGCGCCGGCCACTGAGCATCGCCTGCGCCCGACCGTGGCCGGGCGCACACAGTCGTTCCTGCGGCTCGGCGCCTCGGACACTGCGTCGGCGCAGCGATGGGACTCGTTGCCCCCGCTCACCGTGGTCAATGGACTCGGGTCGCTGCGACCGGGCGCGACAGCGCTGCTCACGGGCCGTCGCGAAGGCAGCATCGATGATGTGCCCTTGCTGGCATCCCAGCGATTCGGTCGTGGGACGGCCTATGTGTTTGGCGTGCAGGACGCCTGGCTCTGGCGTATGCACGTGGACATGCCGGTGGATGACCGCACGCTCGAGACGTTCTGGCGGCAGTTGATCCGCACGGTGTCCGAGGAGTCGTCGGATCGGCTCGAGGTGGCGGCGGTGCCCGCCATCGCCGCGCCCGGTGAACCGATGACGCTGCGTGCGCGCCTGGCCGACGAGCAGTTCGCCGACGTGAACGACGCGGCTGTCGAGGTCACGGTGCAAGCGCCGGATGGGCAGGTTCGCACGGTGCCGCTCGAGTGGACGCTGGGTCGCGACGGTGTGTACGAGGGCCAGTTCGTTCCCGAGGTGGCGGGGCTGCACACGCTGAACGCGGAGGCGCGTCGCGGGCGCGATACGACACGCGCGGTGGAGTCCGCGCTGCTGGCCGATGACACGGCGGCGGACGTGGAGCAGGCGGAACTGCGCACGCCGTTCCTGCGTCGCATCGCTGAGCAGACGGGGGCGCGCTACTACCCGCTGGCCGAGGCCGGCCGCCTCGCCGAGGACGTGATGTACACGGAGGCCGGCGTGACGATGCGGGAGTCGTTGGACCTCTGGGACATGCCGCTGCTGTTCCTGCTGCTGACGGCGCTGCTCGGGGCCGAGTGGGCTCGGCGCCGTGCACGGGGATTGGCGTGAGGCGCGCGCGGGCGATCGCACGGGGGCGCACCGCAGCGTTGGCGGCGGCGCTTGCTCTGGCTACCCTGGCGGCGCCCGCGGGCACCCTGCAGGCCCAGCAAACGCACGTGTTGCTCGTCACTGGGCTGACCGGCGAACCGCGATTCGCCAACACCTTCGAGACCGCTGCCGCCGCAGTCTTCGACGCGGCGCGCACGCAGTGGAAGGTCGCCGACTCGAGCCTCATCTGGCTGGGCGAGGATCCCGCGCGCGACCGCGCGCGCATCCGTGGCCGCGCGACGAAGGAAGGCATCGCCGAGGCGATCTTGGCGCTCTCGCAGCGTGTGGCGAGCGGCGACCGTGTGTTGGTGTTGTTGATTGGGCACGGCAGCGGAGAGCGCGAAGGCGCGCGGGTGAACGTGCCGGGGCCCGATCCCACGGCGGCCGACTACCGCGCCTGGCTTTCTGGTTTTGCGAACCAGCAGGTCGTGTTCGTGAACGCCTCCAGTGCCAGCGGCGATTTCGTCGAGGTACTGCGCGGCGAGGGCCGAGTGGTCGTGACCGCCACACGCAGCGCCTACGAGCGCAACGAGAGCATCTTCGCCGAGCATTTCGCACGCGGCCTCGGCACCGGGGCCGCCGACGCGGACAAGGACGGGCGCGTCTCGGTGCTTGAGGCCTTGGCGTTTGCGGACACGGAAGTGGATCGGCAGTACGAGACAGCAGGGACGCTGCGCTCAGAGCATCCGTTGGTCAGCGACTCCACGTTGGCGGCACGCGTGAGCTTCGGGCCGCCGGCGGTTGGGGCCGACAACCCACGTGTGCGCGCGCTGGTTGCGCAGCGCGCGGAGCTTGAGC
Protein-coding sequences here:
- a CDS encoding DUF1579 family protein, producing the protein MSVPGSLSRSVAEWTGHNKLWFKPSDPAFACATTARTTLEAGGNFLAMRYEWSHAGSAHHGMILLGEDVAAARCDAAWVDSFHNGQRLMLCTGPISTDGVLRATGAYPAPPGPDWGWRLELSAPAPEQLLLRMFNIMPDGTEALAVEASYSRRR
- a CDS encoding DinB family protein; protein product: MTQRSASSQQLHELLAESEAVQARFDALDLRVSDTRWSQRPAPERWSVAECVAHLNLSSEAMLPLLHAALAAARKLPAIGARRYSGTMLGRFLRLMLGPAPRLGQRVIGGTRTPAAFVPGGSLPRHEVAAAFRQHLLHERELIRESEGLAIDRAMIESPFAAGAQYDAWSALRIVVRHELRHLVQAERALETLEGR
- a CDS encoding FAD-dependent oxidoreductase, translated to MRMGLNIAVVGGGIAGLSAAWRLSAHHRVTLLERHAVAGMDAHSLDLEHEGATHRIDVPLRVLYEGYYPTLIAQYHLLGIRLERTNYAGSFSEFEGATYYRYANWLLGGRSIPLPATPLGATALRINRELLRFYRLAPAALKTLHDGDEPLGAWLDRSGFHAVFSEGFLIPTFAAVCTCSAAAVRAYPARVILDYLTRGLTFGGVRRVVLGTQEVVQRLTEPVAEAICGVAVRRIAPAADGVRVEWEGGTRRFDHVVIATQANQAAGLLDAAFARERSALERFAYEASEVVVHSDPTLAPRDRRHWAPVNLITSREHDRPMATIWLNKVQPALKRGSAIFQTWNPLRSPREETVRAAARFERPLVNAASLEGARAVRELHAQRDRRLWFCGSYLGPGIPLLESAARTALEVTDAINDVASTTLRLPTPLSRPA